One Ardenticatenales bacterium genomic region harbors:
- a CDS encoding recombinase family protein, producing the protein MKVAVYVRVSTVNQAQTQTIDQQLQRLCTHIEAQGWPLPDDRIFRDDGRSGASLNRPGLDKLRDAIRWGEVEQVFITDPDRLARKYVHQMILLEEFARFGCQVEFLDRPMSQDPHDQLLLQIRGAVAEYERTLITDRMRRGRLAKYQAGTLLPWTRPPYGYRLNPDCPRDPAGVWVEEGEAAIVREIFALYTQENYSLQGVASYLQKQGVPTPSGKKIWSLCTLRAILRQPAYLGQVYARRYRYRPARVRRSATHPIGRPHQSLAELPPEEWVLVGSIPALVSQEQFDLAEAKLAQNQSFAKRNNKSHAYLLRALVSCGQCQSSCLARKLKGGQTYYVCTAKSNPIHSRKAEKCPSRFSPAQQLDDLVWQDLCEVITHPESIVHALERAHGGHWLPQELQARRENLRRGRVQVEQQLERLTEAYLNGIIPLAEYQRRRGDLQQRVDAFDRQENQLSAQVNRQLEVGGLVNHVEDFCQRIQTSLAQATFEQRRQLVELLVDRIIVNDGDVEIHYVIPTTTESEHVRFCHLRSDYFNAPDVVGVAGRDVP; encoded by the coding sequence ATCAAGGTGGCTGTCTACGTCAGAGTCTCGACTGTGAACCAGGCTCAAACTCAAACCATTGACCAACAACTCCAGCGATTATGCACCCATATTGAGGCGCAGGGCTGGCCGTTGCCGGATGACCGCATCTTTCGGGATGACGGCCGCAGCGGGGCCAGCCTCAACCGCCCCGGCCTGGACAAATTGCGCGACGCTATCCGCTGGGGCGAGGTCGAACAGGTATTCATCACCGACCCAGATCGCCTGGCCCGCAAGTACGTCCATCAAATGATCCTCCTGGAGGAATTCGCCCGCTTTGGCTGCCAGGTTGAATTCCTCGACCGGCCGATGAGCCAGGACCCGCACGACCAGTTGTTGCTCCAAATCCGAGGGGCCGTCGCCGAATACGAACGCACCTTGATTACTGACCGAATGCGACGCGGTCGGCTGGCCAAGTACCAGGCTGGCACTCTGCTGCCCTGGACCCGTCCACCTTACGGTTACCGGCTCAACCCAGATTGCCCGCGTGACCCAGCTGGCGTGTGGGTTGAGGAGGGCGAAGCAGCCATCGTGCGCGAAATCTTTGCCCTTTATACCCAGGAGAACTACAGTTTGCAAGGCGTCGCTTCCTATCTACAAAAACAGGGCGTGCCAACGCCAAGCGGCAAGAAAATATGGAGCTTATGCACCTTACGTGCCATCCTTCGCCAACCAGCTTACTTGGGCCAGGTCTATGCCCGCCGCTACCGCTACCGGCCAGCCCGTGTACGCCGCTCTGCCACGCATCCCATCGGCCGGCCGCACCAGAGCCTGGCGGAATTGCCGCCGGAGGAGTGGGTCCTGGTGGGCAGCATCCCGGCCCTGGTTAGTCAGGAACAGTTTGACCTGGCTGAAGCGAAATTGGCGCAAAACCAGAGCTTCGCCAAGCGCAACAATAAATCCCATGCCTACTTGCTGCGCGCCCTGGTCAGTTGTGGGCAATGCCAATCCTCTTGCTTGGCCCGCAAACTGAAGGGCGGCCAGACCTACTACGTTTGTACGGCTAAAAGCAATCCCATTCACAGCCGGAAGGCGGAAAAGTGTCCATCCCGCTTCAGCCCGGCGCAACAACTTGATGACCTCGTCTGGCAAGACCTCTGCGAGGTAATAACCCACCCGGAGAGCATCGTCCATGCCCTGGAACGCGCTCACGGTGGACATTGGCTGCCTCAAGAACTACAAGCCCGCCGAGAAAATCTGCGTCGGGGTCGTGTTCAAGTTGAGCAGCAGCTAGAACGCCTGACGGAGGCCTACTTGAACGGTATTATTCCCCTGGCTGAATACCAGCGCCGGCGCGGCGACCTGCAACAGCGAGTGGACGCCTTTGACCGCCAGGAAAACCAGTTGAGTGCCCAGGTGAATCGCCAGCTTGAGGTGGGTGGTCTCGTCAACCATGTCGAAGATTTCTGCCAGCGCATCCAGACCAGTTTGGCGCAAGCCACCTTTGAACAAAGGCGCCAGTTGGTTGAGTTGTTAGTTGACCGGATCATAGTCAACGACGGTGACGTTGAAATCCATTACGTGATTCCAACTACAACGGAGAGCGAACACGTTCGTTTTTGTCATTTGCGTTCAGACTATTTCAATGCCCCAGATGTGGTTGGGGTAGCTGGCCGTGACGTTCCTTAA
- a CDS encoding transposase has product MALKHRIDEIYTACPFYGARKIAAQLRQEGHETCRETVRQYMREMGLAAIYPKPRLSQPGPAHKVYPYLLRNVTASYPNHIWGIEIV; this is encoded by the coding sequence GTGGCGCTCAAACACCGGATTGACGAAATCTATACCGCCTGTCCCTTTTACGGTGCGCGCAAGATAGCGGCGCAACTGCGGCAGGAAGGACATGAGACGTGTCGGGAAACGGTGCGCCAATACATGCGCGAGATGGGGTTAGCGGCCATTTACCCGAAACCCAGGCTCAGCCAGCCGGGTCCCGCGCACAAGGTCTATCCCTATCTGTTAAGGAACGTCACGGCCAGCTACCCCAACCACATCTGGGGCATTGAAATAGTCTGA
- a CDS encoding transposase — MRKQYPPTFKAQMVLALLKEEKSVAQLAGEQSIHVNQLRQWRQRVLDELPLLFSRERQVGESELKQRDELIEDLYAEAGRLTTELNWLKKSGRRVEHERAARAGRTRRQLVEPGGTGTLVESASQWIILPARAAVGPRSGAQTPD, encoded by the coding sequence ATGAGAAAACAATACCCACCCACCTTCAAAGCCCAGATGGTTTTGGCCTTGTTGAAAGAAGAAAAGAGCGTGGCGCAATTGGCCGGCGAGCAAAGCATCCACGTCAATCAATTGCGCCAATGGCGACAACGTGTGTTGGATGAACTGCCCCTGCTGTTCAGTCGTGAACGGCAGGTCGGCGAATCAGAGTTGAAACAGCGAGACGAACTCATTGAAGACCTGTACGCCGAAGCTGGACGGTTGACAACGGAGTTGAACTGGCTGAAAAAAAGTGGCCGAAGGGTTGAGCATGAGCGAGCGGCGAGGGCTGGTAGAACGAGAAGACAACTCGTTGAGCCTGGTGGCACAGGCACGCTTGTTGAGTCTGCATCGCAGTGGATTATACTACCAGCCCGCGCCGCCGTCGGTCCGAGAAGTGGCGCTCAAACACCGGATTGA
- a CDS encoding transposase — MQQALLLPVPTFLLTFTLPAALRPLARGNQRLLYDLLFRSAAAATQILAQDPRFVGGKIGMVGVLHTWGRNLSYHPHVHFLVPSGGWDSANQSWLPGKHNFFVPVKALSPIFRARFRDALRGSDLFGAVPTETWTDDWVVHCKPVGDGRAALRYLAPYIFRVAISNRRIIKLVEGQVTFRYRETDTGRWQTCQLSAEQFIHRFLQHVLPKGFVKVRYYGLFASCNRHYLTAIRQQMDEATTDPHRATAAPDTVTSEPPYCPTCGQQMQLLKRVPPRPWQPP; from the coding sequence ATGCAACAAGCCCTGCTCTTGCCTGTGCCCACTTTCTTGCTCACCTTCACCCTGCCCGCCGCACTGCGCCCGCTGGCCCGCGGTAACCAACGTTTGCTCTATGACCTTCTCTTTCGCAGTGCGGCGGCAGCCACCCAAATATTGGCGCAAGACCCGCGCTTTGTCGGCGGCAAAATCGGCATGGTTGGGGTTCTCCATACTTGGGGACGCAACTTAAGCTACCATCCCCACGTTCATTTTCTCGTTCCTTCTGGCGGCTGGGACAGTGCCAACCAGAGTTGGTTGCCGGGCAAGCACAACTTCTTTGTCCCCGTCAAGGCACTGTCCCCTATCTTTCGCGCCAGGTTCCGTGATGCGCTACGGGGAAGTGACTTATTTGGCGCTGTTCCCACTGAGACGTGGACAGACGATTGGGTTGTACACTGCAAACCGGTCGGCGATGGTCGCGCCGCCTTGCGCTATCTGGCCCCTTACATCTTTCGCGTTGCTATCAGCAACCGCCGCATCATCAAGTTGGTTGAGGGTCAGGTCACTTTTCGCTACCGGGAAACGGACACCGGTCGTTGGCAAACGTGCCAACTGTCAGCAGAGCAGTTCATCCACCGCTTTCTACAGCACGTTTTGCCCAAAGGCTTTGTCAAAGTACGCTATTATGGCCTGTTTGCGTCCTGCAACCGTCATTACTTGACGGCGATCAGACAACAGATGGATGAGGCCACAACGGACCCGCACCGGGCCACAGCCGCACCGGATACCGTCACATCAGAGCCGCCATACTGCCCTACTTGTGGACAGCAAATGCAGTTGCTCAAAAGAGTGCCCCCTCGTCCCTGGCAACCGCCCTAA
- a CDS encoding RHS repeat-associated core domain-containing protein, whose translation MSKIVKRNHRGYRASGKMCQNRRTKKHLSTEQVSNRILAVIGILTLLLAFVSVRSTMGENSSSAANTEAYPAPQAETIAYANESIASDVNSQANISYTSSAANTTSSGGQITDRGFGGHRHDAELGLIYMNGRYYVPSAGRFVSPDPVVPNPANPQAWNRYSYVYNNPVTLSDPTGHIPCYMYCPQETYDPVQGQFMANYAGPWDVDQQRANAARAEAFFRGTAETAAGMLWEPADWAIAASDGLQWYDGLGMLPLIPASWGDNLGRFAARYGDEFLQSVRLVDNPTFRNLTYGNFRENLSRFTGFMPTNDFEAHHILPNKFANRFERAGFIGENSIHNPIFGTWVQKGDHQSWARAYQDRWEKFFVDHTNPTMEQVLNFAKDLSEEYGFDIYLP comes from the coding sequence GTGAGCAAAATAGTAAAAAGGAATCATCGAGGTTACAGAGCCAGTGGGAAAATGTGCCAGAATCGGAGGACAAAAAAACACCTGTCAACTGAACAAGTATCGAACCGAATCCTGGCAGTCATTGGTATTCTTACACTCTTACTCGCTTTCGTTTCTGTGCGCTCAACGATGGGTGAAAACTCATCGAGTGCAGCAAACACAGAAGCATACCCTGCTCCACAAGCTGAAACAATCGCATACGCAAATGAAAGCATTGCTTCAGATGTTAATTCTCAGGCAAATATTAGCTACACCAGCAGCGCAGCAAATACCACCTCCTCTGGTGGTCAAATCACAGATCGGGGGTTCGGCGGACACCGGCATGATGCTGAGTTGGGGTTGATTTATATGAACGGCCGTTACTACGTGCCATCGGCAGGCCGCTTTGTCAGCCCTGACCCGGTTGTACCCAATCCTGCCAACCCGCAAGCCTGGAATCGTTACAGTTATGTCTATAACAATCCCGTCACACTGTCCGACCCAACAGGCCATATTCCCTGTTACATGTACTGTCCACAAGAAACCTATGACCCGGTACAGGGGCAGTTCATGGCCAATTACGCTGGGCCGTGGGATGTTGATCAGCAACGTGCCAATGCCGCCAGAGCGGAAGCATTTTTCCGAGGGACGGCAGAAACGGCCGCAGGTATGCTCTGGGAACCAGCCGACTGGGCAATTGCCGCAAGCGATGGCCTCCAATGGTATGACGGTTTGGGGATGCTGCCCTTAATTCCTGCTTCGTGGGGCGATAACTTGGGGCGCTTTGCCGCCAGATATGGCGATGAGTTCTTACAGTCCGTGCGACTGGTAGATAATCCCACCTTCCGCAACCTGACCTATGGCAATTTCCGAGAAAACCTATCTCGTTTCACGGGTTTCATGCCCACCAATGATTTTGAAGCGCATCATATCTTGCCCAACAAGTTCGCCAATAGATTTGAAAGAGCCGGGTTTATTGGTGAGAACAGTATTCATAACCCCATATTTGGCACGTGGGTGCAAAAAGGCGATCACCAAAGTTGGGCCCGTGCCTACCAAGATAGATGGGAAAAATTCTTTGTAGACCACACCAACCCGACGATGGAACAAGTGCTAAATTTTGCCAAAGACCTGTCTGAGGAATACGGATTTGATATCTACCTCCCTTAG